From Camelina sativa cultivar DH55 chromosome 7, Cs, whole genome shotgun sequence, one genomic window encodes:
- the LOC104703441 gene encoding adenine phosphoribosyltransferase 2, translating into MFAVENGLQGDPRLKAISDAIRVIPHFPKTGIMFQDITTLLLDPVAFKHVVDIFVDRYKHMNISLVAGVEARGFIFGPPIALAIGAKFVPLRKPGKLPGRVISEEYELEYGSDRLEMSVEAVKSDERALIIDDLVATGGTLSASINLLERAGAEVVECACVVGLPKFKGQCKLKGKPLYVLVEPREFDDITLYN; encoded by the exons ATGTTTGCCGTGGAGAATGGGTTGCAGGGAGACCCAAGATTAAAGGCCATCTCCGACGCTATTCGCGTCATCCCTCACTTCCCCAAGACTG GGATCATGTTTCAGGACATAACAACTTTGCTGCTGGATCCAGTTGCCTTCAAACATGTTGTTGATATCTTCGTTGATCGTTACAAGCACATGAACATCTCTCTCGTTGCTG GAGTTGAGGCTAGGGGGTTCATATTTGGACCTCCCATCGCATTAGCCATAGGTGCTAAGTTCGTCCCACTACGCAAACCGGGAAAACTACCCG ggagagtgATAAGCGAAGAGTACGAGCTTGAGTATGGAAGTGATCGTCTAGAGATGAGTGTGGAGGCTGTCAAATCAGATGAACGAGCTCTCATCATCGACGATTTAGTAGCCACCGGTGGGACACTCTCCGCTTCCATTAACCTCTTGg AGCGCGCTGGGGCTGAAGTTGTAGAATGTGCCTGCGTTGTTGGTTTGCCTAAGTTCAAG GGGCAGTGTAAGCTGAAGGGAAAGCCGTTGTACGTTCTGGTGGAGCCAAGAGAGTTTGATGATATAACCTTATACAATTAA
- the LOC104703444 gene encoding uncharacterized protein LOC104703444: MSAVYCGTKRSYFDDIPSPPSSKRFRCFSPSNSPIWSSPPSSLDQLRSAFPHLELTVLVKALEEHGSDLNASMKSLYSFVSAEEKKAQELAAGCANEESDAVSGASTYTATDNPPASGDDWVELLVREVTQSTGTDDAKLRASRVLEALEKMLSARAREEAGKKFQEENVVVQQQVEALIKDNTVLKRAVAIQHERQKAFEDANQQLELLKHLIPQYQEKLRTLEVNNYALKMQLQQVEHGNSMPGRFNPDVF; this comes from the exons ATGTCTGCCGTTTATTGCGGAACCAAGAGATCTTACTTCGATGATattccttctcctccttcttctaaGAGGTTCCGATGTTTCTCTCCTTCCAATTCTCCCATCTGGTCCTCTCCTCCCTCTTCGCTTGATCAGCTTCGCTCTGCCTTTCCTCACCTTGAACTCACG gTTCTTGTGAAGGCTCTAGAAGAACATGGAAGTGATTTAAATGCTTCCATGAAATCCTTATACTCTTTCGTCTCCGCTGAGGAGAAGAAAGCTCAAGAATTGGCCGCAGGATGTGCTAATGAGGAATCTGATGCCGTTTCTGGTGCATCTACTTATACGGCTACAGACAACCCCCCGGCCAGTGGTGATGACTGGGTTGAATTGTTAGTTAGGGAGGTTACTCAATCTACTGGTACCGATGATGCTAAACTACGTGCCTCTAGAGTCCTCGAGGCCTTGGAGAAGATGTTAAGTGCACGTGCTCGTGAAGAAGCAGGAAAAAAATTCCAAGAG GAGAATGTAGTAGTGCAGCAACAAGTGGAGGCCTTGATCAAGGACAACACAGTCCTCAAACGTGCAGTTGCTATCCAGCATGAGCGGCAGAAAGCATTCGAAGATGCGAACCAGCAGTTAGAACTCTTGAAACACCTGATTCCTCAGTACCAGGAAAAGCTCAGAACTCTGGAG GTGAACAACTACGCGCTGAAAATGCAGCTGCAGCAAGTGGAACATGGCAACTCAATGCCAGGAAGATTCAATCCGGACGTCTTCTAA
- the LOC104703442 gene encoding uncharacterized protein LOC104703442, translated as MAALASPSLIPSSLCFFASAAAADGPRSLSCNNFSAFSDGGTSLRFQKSFLSVSSPNRNRRVSSRRSLVVFAASGDYYATLGVPKSANNKEIKAAYRRLARQYHPDVNKEPGATEKFKEISAAYEVLSDEQKRALYDQYGEAGVKSPVGGASGTYTSNPFDLFETFFGASAGGFPGMDQADFGRTRRSRVTKGEDLRYDITLELSEAIFGSEKEFDLTHLETCEACAGTGAKAGSKMRICSTCGGRGQVMRTEQTPFGMFSQVSICPNCGGDGEVISENCRKCSGEGRVRIKKSIKVKIPPGVSAGSILRVAGEGDSGPRGGLPGDLYVYLDVEDVRGIQRDGINLLSTLSISYLDAILGAVVKVKTVEGDTELQIPPGTQPGDVLVLAKKGVPKLNRPSIRGDHLFTVKVSIPNQISAGERELLEELASLKDTSSNRSRTRAKPQQPSTLSTAPSSSENRIDEVKEENQEPEQENDLWKSIKDLAGSAANGALKWLRDNL; from the exons ATGGCTGCCCTCGCTTCTCCCTCCCTCATCCcctcttctctctgcttcttcgcttccgccgccgccgccgatGGCCCCCGTTCCCTTTCTTGTAATAATTTTTCTGCCTTTTCCGACGGCGGCACCAGTCTCAGGTTTCAAAAGAGCTTCTTATCCGTTTCTTCGCCTAATCGAAATCGACGGGTATCCTCTCGCCGTTCCCTCGTCGTGTTTGCTGCTTCCGGAGACTACTACGCTACTCTTGGTGTGCCTAAATCTGCTAATAACAAGGAGATTAAAGCTGCGTATCGACGTCTCGCTCGTCAG TACCATCCCGATGTGAACAAGGAACCTGGAGCAACTGAAAAGTTCAAGGAAATCAGTGCTGCCTATGAG GTGCTATCAGATGAGCAAAAGAGAGCATTATATGATCAATATGGTGAAGCTGGAGTCAAGAGCCCTGTAGGAGGAGCTTCTGGTACTTACACG TCAAACCCCTTTGACCTCTTCGAGACATTCTTTGGTGCGAGTGCGggtggatttcccgggatggaCCAAGCTGATTTTGGGAGAACCCGCCGCAGTAGGGTTACCAAAGGGGAAGATCTAcg GTATGACATCACCTTAGAACTTTCGGAGGCTATTTTTGGATCTGAGAAAGAATTTGATCTTACGCATTTGGAGACATGCGAAGCTTGTGCTGGCACCGGGGCAAAAGCAGGATCCAAGATGAGAATATGCTCCACTTGTGGTGGGCGGGGTCAAGTTATGAGAACTGAGCAAACACCATTTGGCATGTTTTCCCAG GTTTCTATATGTCCTAACTGTGGTGGAGATGGTGAGGTGATTTCTGAAAATTGCCGGAAATGCTCTGGAGAGGGACGTGTGCGTATTAAAAAAAGCATCAAAGTGAAAATTCCCCCGGGAGTTAGTGCAGGTAGCATCCTTAGAGTTGCTGGAGAGGGTGATTCTGGTCCCAGAGG TGGCCTTCCAGGAGATTTGTATGTATATCTTGATGTTGAAGATGTCCGGGGAATTCAAAGAGATGGCATAAACCTTTTATCTACCCTTTCGATCAGTTACCTTGATGCTATATTGGGTGCGGTTGTGAAG GTGAAAACAGTTGAAGGAGACACTGAACTGCAGATACCTCCGGGTACACAACCTGGTGATGTGCTGGTCCTGGCAAAGAAAGGAGTACCAAAACTGAATAGACCGTCTATCCGTGGTGACCACTTGTTTACAGTCAAAGTATCTATACCAAATCAAATAAG TGCTGGAGAACGGGAGTTACTGGAGGAACTTGCATCTCTGAAGGACACGTCCAGCAACCGGTCGCGAACTCGTGCTAAGCCTCAGCAACCCAGTA CTCTGAGCACCGCACCTAGTAGCTCAGAAAACAGGATAGATGAAGTGAAGGAGGAAAATCAAGAACCAGAGCAAGAAAACGACTTGTGGAAGAGCATCAAAGACTTAGCAGG GTCTGCGGCAAATGGAGCTCTGAAATGGCTGAGAGATAACCTATAA
- the LOC104703445 gene encoding zinc finger BED domain-containing protein DAYSLEEPER-like isoform X2 gives MDNNSLMLIDNNGSFEIDDQSHMDVDTSHNNPSMALFTPTRTNDDAPTADTDDGLLPEPGTLPAKRRRKKSMVWEHFTIETSSPGSTKACCKHCRKSFAYITGQKLAGTSHLKRHIQLGICPMSRDNTQLAQVVDSKDPATGPPKKRQRSSATHMNFPLDQDRCYNEMAKMIIMHEYPLHMVEHSGFTGFVQALRPQFSMASFNTIHGDCVNMYLSEKQKLSNFISEIPGRVNLTVDLWTSNQSVGYAFVTGHFIDRDWKLTHRLLNVAVVPSPDSDFALNQPIAACLSDWNLERRLSSLTVGQSVVNKASIENLRCCLSARNQHVLNGQLLLGSCYARLLSSMAQDLLGAADYETPIKKVRESVKYVKTKDSCGERFDELKRQLQTPSTKDLLIDNQTKWDTSYNMLLAACEHKEVFSCLGNCDLDYKLSTSPEEWRKIEILCSCLKILYDAANVLTGSTRLTANDLYHEMTKLQLELSHTAMSEDADVRNLAHPMKEKFDEYWRECFLLLAVAVVMDPRFKMKLIEFSFSKAYGEDADKWIRSVDDAVHELYLDYTEQSHSLLDAYVGHGNDGFSETDISQVHFHHDMPHEYHHSNGLSHDQVYEQPEDGNQLDEKPRDHVLDGHDSQEVAQTQVNQLTAESSPHAQEEKVAEPLLQEDQSGGVGQQENQPMEGLSGEGQQTGTVSVGGNTTQGEEEGHLGDAGSQNNHIMEGLSEESTPIEGLTQGSLTENLQSNGEPTPAQESQLTDETSHGSQAMEETHYATQSAEEMAHETQLIEEFPCESQPSADIPLKSQPVEDTDITQDSQLGEGNVPETQSVEEIVEDTQPVEEVLQEETSEVSRTVEDIPPESHHTEEMLLENQQVDDNDITHDMQPMEEMLEDTQPVEDVAQEVQEMEKHDEIQSVEEEGHEIQPVEELLEDTQPVDEMAQEEQLVEEKHNDVQPVEGAGHETQAVEGILEDTQPVEEVAQEVQPMEQIPEPSQNPQNADGILCQGYSREGEEAPQKEQQSDEGIASDQHPQSHAMPQEEEAQHDSQSHAVPQEEATFTISQEGHHVDVLLQEGHHLEASSQEFPLITIGDGFSDFELYISEVGSHQQMKSELDQYLEESLMPRSQDFEVLRWWSLNRTKYPTLSKMAADVLSLPFCTVSPDSVFDTEVKKMDNYRSSLRHVTLEALFCAKDWFKHSSSSSTSENNLKRES, from the exons ATGGATAATAATTCTTTGATGCTGATTGATAACAATGGCTCTTTTGAGATTGATGACCAATCCCATATGGATGTCGATACCTCCCATAATAACCCTTCCATGGCTTTGTTCACCCCCACTCGGACCAACGATGACGCCCCTACTGCCGATACTGATGATGGCCTGCTCCCTGAACCTGGCACACTACCAGCCAAGCGCAGGAGGAAGAAGTCTATGGTCTGGGAGCACTTCACCATTGAAACTTCTAGCCCTGGATCTACCAAAGCCTGCTGCAAGCACTGCAGGAAATCTTTCGCCTACATTACTGGCCAAAAGTTGGCTGGGACTAGCCACCTTAAGCGTCACATTCAATTGGGTATTTGTCCAATGAGCCGAGACAACACTCAGCTAGCACAAGTCGTTGATTCCAAAGATCCTGCCACTGGCCCTCCCAAAAAACGCCAGAGGTCTTCTGCTACACATATGAACTTCCCTCTGGATCAAGATCGCTGCTACAACGAGATGGCCAAGATGATTATCATGCATGAATATCCCCTTCACATGGTCGAGCATTCTGGATTTACTGGTTTCGTGCAGGCCCTTCGTCCCCAGTTCAGTATGGCTAGCTTCAATACCATTCACGGCGATTGTGTCAATATGTACTTGTCCGAGAAGCAAAAGCTTTCAAACTTCATCAGTGAGATTCCTGGGCGAGTTAACCTTACTGTAGATTTGTGGACATCTAATCAATCAGTGGGTTATGCGTTTGTGACAGGACACTTCATTGATAGGGATTGGAAACTAACTCACAGGCTTCTAAATGTTGCTGTCGTTCCTTCTCCTGATTCTGATTTTGCCTTAAATCAGCCTATTGCAGCTTGTTTATCCGACTGGAATCTTGAGAGAAGGCTTTCCAGTCTCACTGTTGGGCAGTCAGTAGTAAATAAAGCCTCTATTGAAAACCTCAGGTGCTGTTTGTCTGCCAGGAACCAGCATGTATTGAATGGTCAGTTGTTGTTGGGTAGTTGCTATGCTCGCCTCCTAAGCAGTATGGCGCAAGATCTGCTTGGAGCTGCGGATTATGAAACGCCCATAAAGAAAGTCCGTGAGAGCGTCAAGTATGTTAAAACCAAAGACAGCTGCGGAGAGAGGTTTGATGAACTGAAGAGACAACTTCAAACCCCTTCTACAAAAGATCTACTAATTGACAACCAAACGAAATGGGACACAAGTTACAACATGTTATTGGCTGCCTGTGAACACAAAGAAGTGTTTTCTTGTCTGGGAAACTGCGATCTTGATTATAAACTGTCAAC ATCTCCTGAAGAATGGAGAAAGATTGAGATTCTTTGCTCGTGCTTGAAGATTCTTTATGACGCAGCCAATGTTTTGACTGGCTCAACTCGATTGACAGCAAACGATTTGTACCATGAAATGACAAAGCTTCAGCTAGAGCTAAGCCACACAGCCATGAGTGAAGATGCAGATGTTAGAAACTTGGCGCACCCAATGAAAGAGAAGTTTGACGAGTACTGGAGAGAATGTTTCCTGCTTCTGGCTGTTGCTGTGGTGATGGATCCGCGCTTCAAAATGAAGCTTATTGAGTTTAGTTTCTCTAAGGCTTACGGGGAAGATGCAGATAAATGGATCAGGAGTGTTGATGATGCAGTACATGAGCTGTACCTTGACTATACTGAACAGAGTCACTCCCTGCTGGATGCTTATGTAGGCCACGGGAATGATGGCTTTTCTGAAACAGATATCTCTCAAGTTCACTTCCATCATGACATGCCTCATGAATACCACCACTCAAACGGGCTTTCACATGATCAAGTATATGAACAGCCTGAAGATGGCAATCAGCTGGATGAAAAACCAAGAGACCATGTTTTAGACGGTCACGACTCTCAAGAAGTTGCTCAGACTCAGGTAAACCAGTTGACAGCCGAGTCCTCGCCCCATGCCCAAGAAGAGAAAGTTGCAGAGCCTCTTCTCCAGGAAGATCAGTCAGGTGGTGTGGGACAACAGGAGAATCAGCCTATGGAGGGATTATCTGGAGAAGGTCAGCAAACGGGGACAGTGTCGGTGGGAGGCAATACCACacagggagaagaagaaggccaTTTGGGAGATGCAGGTTCACAGAATAACCATATCATGGAAGGGCTGTCTGAAGAGAGCACACCAATTGAGGGACTGACACAAGGTTCGCTCACAGAAAATCTGCAATCCAATGGGGAGCCAACTCCTGCCCAGGAGAGCCAGCTAACAGATGAGACATCCCATGGGAGCCAAGCAATGGAGGAAACACATTATGCGACTCAGTCAGCGGAGGAGATGGCCCATGAGACCCAGCTGATTGAGGAATTTCCGTGCGAGAGCCAGCCTTCTGCGGACATACCCCTGAAGAGTCAGCCAGTGGAGGATACAGATATAACTCAAGACAGCCAGCTGGGGGAAGGAAATGTACCAGAGACACAGTCAGTGGAGGAAATCGTCGAAGACACTCAGCCTGTTGAAGAAGTTTTGCAGGAAGAAACATCCGAGGTTAGCCGGACAGTGGAGGACATACCACCTGAGAGTCATCACACTGAGGAAATGCTGCTGGAAAACCAGCAAGTGGACGACAATGATATAACTCATGACATGCAGCCGATGGAAGAAATGCTGGAGGACACTCAACCAGTTGAGGATGTGGCTCAGGAGGTACAAGAGATGGAGAAGCATGATGAAATTCAGTCTGTTGAGGAAGAAGGACATGAGATACAGCCGGTGGAGGAATTGCTCGAGGACACTCAACCAGTTGATGAAATGGCTCAGGAGGAACAACTGGTGGAGGAAAAGCATAATGATGTTCAGCCAGTCGAGGGTGCAGGACATGAGACACAGGCAGTCGAGGGAATACTAGAGGACACTCAGCCAGTGGAGGAAGTAGCACAGGAGGTACAGCCAATGGAGCAGATTCCCGAACCCAGCCAAAACCCACAAAACGCTGATGGTATACTTTGCCAAGGGTATTCTCGAGAGGGCGAGGAAGCTCCACAAAAAGAGCAGCAATCGGATGAAGGTATAGCCTCAGACCAACATCCTCAATCACATGCAATGCCACAGGAAGAAGAGGCACAGCATGATTCTCAATCACATGCAGTGCCACAGGAAGAAGCCACATTTACAATATCTCAAGAAGGTCACCACGTTGACGTCCTTCTCCAAGAAGGCCACCACCTTGAAGCATCTTCACAGGAGTTTCCCCTCATCACCATTGGAGATGGGTTCTCAGACTTTGAGCTTTACATCTCCGAGGTAGGTAGTCACCAACAGATGAAATCGGAGCTCGACCAATACCTGGAGGAATCTCTGATGCCGCGGTCACAGGACTTTGAGGTTCTACGCTGGTGGAGCCTGAACCGAACCAAATACCCTACCCTCTCCAAGATGGCGGCTGACGTTTTGTCCCTACCCTTTTGCACCGTCTCTCCAGATTCTGTGTTTGACACGGAGGTGAAAAAGATGGACAACTACAGGAGCTCCCTTCGACATGTGACCTTGGAAGCTCTCTTCTGTGCCAAGGACTGGTTCAAGCACAGCTCCTCCAGTTCCACCTCAGAAAACAATCTGAAGAGGGAATCTTGA
- the LOC104703445 gene encoding zinc finger BED domain-containing protein DAYSLEEPER-like isoform X1, whose protein sequence is MDNNSLMLIDNNGSFEIDDQSHMDVDTSHNNPSMALFTPTRTNDDAPTADTDDGLLPEPGTLPAKRRRKKSMVWEHFTIETSSPGSTKACCKHCRKSFAYITGQKLAGTSHLKRHIQLGICPMSRDNTQLAQVVDSKDPATGPPKKRQRSSATHMNFPLDQDRCYNEMAKMIIMHEYPLHMVEHSGFTGFVQALRPQFSMASFNTIHGDCVNMYLSEKQKLSNFISEIPGRVNLTVDLWTSNQSVGYAFVTGHFIDRDWKLTHRLLNVAVVPSPDSDFALNQPIAACLSDWNLERRLSSLTVGQSVVNKASIENLRCCLSARNQHVLNGQLLLGSCYARLLSSMAQDLLGAADYETPIKKVRESVKYVKTKDSCGERFDELKRQLQTPSTKDLLIDNQTKWDTSYNMLLAACEHKEVFSCLGNCDLDYKLSTSPEEWRKIEILCSCLKILYDAANVLTGSTRLTANDLYHEMTKLQLELSHTAMSEDADVRNLAHPMKEKFDEYWRECFLLLAVAVVMDPRFKMKLIEFSFSKAYGEDADKWIRSVDDAVHELYLDYTEQSHSLLDAYVGHGNDGFSETDISQVHFHHDMPHEYHHSNGLSHDQVYEQPEDGNQLDEKPRDHVLDGHDSQEVAQTQVNQLTAESSPHAQEEKVAEPLLQEDQSGGVGQQENQPMEGLSGEGQQTGTVSVGGNTTQGEEEGHLGDAGSQNNHIMEGLSEESTPIEGLTQGSLTENLQSNGEPTPAQESQLTDETSHGSQAMEETHYATQSAEEMAHETQLIEEFPCESQPSADIPLKSQPVEDTDITQDSQLGEGNVPETQSVEEIVEDTQPVEEVLQEETSEVSRTVEDIPPESHHTEEMLLENQQVDDNDITHDMQPMEEMLEDTQPVEDVAQEVQEMEKHDEIQSVEEEGHEIQPVEELLEDTQPVDEMAQEEQLVEEKHNDVQPVEGAGHETQAVEGILEDTQPVEEVAQEVQPMEQIPEPSQNPQNADGILCQGYSREGEEAPQKEQQSDEGIASDQHPQSHAMPQEEEAQHDSQSHAVPQEEATFTISQEGHHVDVLLQEGHHLEASSQEFPLITIGDGFSDFELYISEVGSHQQMKSELDQYLEESLMPRSQDFEVLRWWSLNRTKYPTLSKMAADVLSLPFCTVSPDSVFDTEVKKMDNYRSSLRHVTLEALFCAKDWFKHSSSSSTSENNLKRES, encoded by the exons ATGGATAATAATTCTTTGATGCTGATTGATAACAATGGCTCTTTTGAGATTGATGACCAATCCCATATGGATGTCGATACCTCCCATAATAACCCTTCCATGGCTTTGTTCACCCCCACTCGGACCAACGATGACGCCCCTACTGCCGATACTGATGATGGCCTGCTCCCTGAACCTGGCACACTACCAGCCAAGCGCAGGAGGAAGAAGTCTATGGTCTGGGAGCACTTCACCATTGAAACTTCTAGCCCTGGATCTACCAAAGCCTGCTGCAAGCACTGCAGGAAATCTTTCGCCTACATTACTGGCCAAAAGTTGGCTGGGACTAGCCACCTTAAGCGTCACATTCAATTGGGTATTTGTCCAATGAGCCGAGACAACACTCAGCTAGCACAAGTCGTTGATTCCAAAGATCCTGCCACTGGCCCTCCCAAAAAACGCCAGAGGTCTTCTGCTACACATATGAACTTCCCTCTGGATCAAGATCGCTGCTACAACGAGATGGCCAAGATGATTATCATGCATGAATATCCCCTTCACATGGTCGAGCATTCTGGATTTACTGGTTTCGTGCAGGCCCTTCGTCCCCAGTTCAGTATGGCTAGCTTCAATACCATTCACGGCGATTGTGTCAATATGTACTTGTCCGAGAAGCAAAAGCTTTCAAACTTCATCAGTGAGATTCCTGGGCGAGTTAACCTTACTGTAGATTTGTGGACATCTAATCAATCAGTGGGTTATGCGTTTGTGACAGGACACTTCATTGATAGGGATTGGAAACTAACTCACAGGCTTCTAAATGTTGCTGTCGTTCCTTCTCCTGATTCTGATTTTGCCTTAAATCAGCCTATTGCAGCTTGTTTATCCGACTGGAATCTTGAGAGAAGGCTTTCCAGTCTCACTGTTGGGCAGTCAGTAGTAAATAAAGCCTCTATTGAAAACCTCAGGTGCTGTTTGTCTGCCAGGAACCAGCATGTATTGAATGGTCAGTTGTTGTTGGGTAGTTGCTATGCTCGCCTCCTAAGCAGTATGGCGCAAGATCTGCTTGGAGCTGCGGATTATGAAACGCCCATAAAGAAAGTCCGTGAGAGCGTCAAGTATGTTAAAACCAAAGACAGCTGCGGAGAGAGGTTTGATGAACTGAAGAGACAACTTCAAACCCCTTCTACAAAAGATCTACTAATTGACAACCAAACGAAATGGGACACAAGTTACAACATGTTATTGGCTGCCTGTGAACACAAAGAAGTGTTTTCTTGTCTGGGAAACTGCGATCTTGATTATAAACTGTCAAC ATCTCCTGAAGAATGGAGAAAGATTGAGATTCTTTGCTCGTGCTTGAAGATTCTTTATGACGCAGCCAATGTTTTGACTGGCTCAACTCGATTGACAGCAAACGATTTGTACCATGAAATGACAAAGCTTCAGCTAGAGCTAAGCCACACAGCCATGAGTGAAGATGCAGATGTTAGAAACTTGGCGCACCCAATGAAAGAGAAGTTTGACGAGTACTGGAGAGAATGTTTCCTGCTTCTGGCTGTTGCTGTGGTGATGGATCCGCGCTTCAAAATGAAGCTTATTGAGTTTAGTTTCTCTAAGGCTTACGGGGAAGATGCAGATAAATGGATCAGGAGTGTTGATGATGCAGTACATGAGCTGTACCTTGACTATACTGAACAGAGTCACTCCCTGCTGGATGCTTATGTAGGCCACGGGAATGATGGCTTTTCTGAAACAGATATCTCTCAAGTTCACTTCCATCATGACATGCCTCATGAATACCACCACTCAAACGGGCTTTCACATGATCAAGTATATGAACAGCCTGAAGATGGCAATCAGCTGGATGAAAAACCAAGAGACCATGTTTTAGACGGTCACGACTCTCAAGAAGTTGCTCAGACTCAGGTAAACCAGTTGACAGCCGAGTCCTCGCCCCATGCCCAAGAAGAGAAAGTTGCAGAGCCTCTTCTCCAGGAAGATCAGTCAGGTGGTGTGGGACAACAGGAGAATCAGCCTATGGAGGGATTATCTGGAGAAGGTCAGCAAACGGGGACAGTGTCGGTGGGAGGCAATACCACacagggagaagaagaaggccaTTTGGGAGATGCAGGTTCACAGAATAACCATATCATGGAAGGGCTGTCTGAAGAGAGCACACCAATTGAGGGACTGACACAAGGTTCGCTCACAGAAAATCTGCAATCCAATGGGGAGCCAACTCCTGCCCAGGAGAGCCAGCTAACAGATGAGACATCCCATGGGAGCCAAGCAATGGAGGAAACACATTATGCGACTCAGTCAGCGGAGGAGATGGCCCATGAGACCCAGCTGATTGAGGAATTTCCGTGCGAGAGCCAGCCTTCTGCGGACATACCCCTGAAGAGTCAGCCAGTGGAGGATACAGATATAACTCAAGACAGCCAGCTGGGGGAAGGAAATGTACCAGAGACACAGTCAGTGGAGGAAATCGTCGAAGACACTCAGCCTGTTGAAGAAGTTTTGCAGGAAGAAACATCCGAGGTTAGCCGGACAGTGGAGGACATACCACCTGAGAGTCATCACACTGAGGAAATGCTGCTGGAAAACCAGCAAGTGGACGACAATGATATAACTCATGACATGCAGCCGATGGAAGAAATGCTGGAGGACACTCAACCAGTTGAGGATGTGGCTCAGGAGGTACAAGAGATGGAGAAGCATGATGAAATTCAGTCTGTTGAGGAAGAAGGACATGAGATACAGCCGGTGGAGGAATTGCTCGAGGACACTCAACCAGTTGATGAAATGGCTCAGGAGGAACAACTGGTGGAGGAAAAGCATAATGATGTTCAGCCAGTCGAGGGTGCAGGACATGAGACACAGGCAGTCGAGGGAATACTAGAGGACACTCAGCCAGTGGAGGAAGTAGCACAGGAGGTACAGCCAATGGAGCAGATTCCCGAACCCAGCCAAAACCCACAAAACGCTGATGGTATACTTTGCCAAGGGTATTCTCGAGAGGGCGAGGAAGCTCCACAAAAAGAGCAGCAATCGGATGAAGGTATAGCCTCAGACCAACATCCTCAATCACATGCAATGCCACAGGAAGAAGAGGCACAGCATGATTCTCAATCACATGCAGTGCCACAGGAAGAAGCCACATTTACAATATCTCAAGAAGGTCACCACGTTGACGTCCTTCTCCAAGAAGGCCACCACCTTGAAGCATCTTCACAGGAGTTTCCCCTCATCACCATTGGAGATGGGTTCTCAGACTTTGAGCTTTACATCTCCGAGGTAGGTAGTCACCAACAGATGAAATCGGAGCTCGACCAATACCTGGAGGAATCTCTGATGCCGCGGTCACAGGACTTTGAGGTTCTACGCTGGTGGAGCCTGAACCGAACCAAATACCCTACCCTCTCCAAGATGGCGGCTGACGTTTTGTCCCTACCCTTTTGCACCGTCTCTCCAGATTCTGTGTTTGACACGGAGGTGAAAAAGATGGACAACTACAGGAGCTCCCTTCGACATGTGACCTTGGAAGCTCTCTTCTGTGCCAAGGACTGGTTCAAGCACAGCTCCTCCAGTTCCACCTCAGAAAACAATCTGAAGAG GGAATCTTGA